In Lascolabacillus massiliensis, a single genomic region encodes these proteins:
- a CDS encoding alpha-1,3-galactosidase-related protein: protein MKQAYLILLFIGLLSVSGCKNPSITLSIADFGAKPDSRENASIYAQRLIARLQEVENNNHVTVTFPKGVYHFYEDSAFVREYYISNHDQDNPKKVGFALENLNNITIDGQGSEFIFHGRMVPFSLLNSKNISLKNFSIDFEVPALRQLNVLEVNKEKDELIAEIYPGGNYRIENGRLIFVGETYEIAPVASMSFREDKRLTYLRRDLSFNPESVTEQSPNILSIKGWYQVNETSPGERLVLRSYYRPTPGIFISECLDTFIENVTVHYAEGMGLLAQMSENITLDGFNVSLRGDDDLRYFTTQADATHFSACKGVIISKNGLYEAMADDAINVHGTYLRITKRVDDHTIQARYMHPQAWGFKWAEEGDQVQFVESERMELVDNSNNTVTSIKAIDKPTEFGAKEFEITFSEPLPMEISEEGKFGIENLTWTPEVTFSDNVVRNNRARGALFSTPKRVVCENNLFDHTHGTAILLCGDCNGWFETGACKEVIIRNNHFVNALTANYQFTNAVISIYPEIPNLEDQGKYFHSGIVIEDNTFEMFDSPILYAKSTDGLIFRNNSVIRNNEFEPFHWNKHMFFFEKVNNISIEGNQFENGFDKDNDVRVELSDEKSVILSDN, encoded by the coding sequence ATGAAACAGGCTTATTTAATATTATTATTTATCGGTCTTCTTTCTGTATCCGGCTGCAAAAATCCTTCAATAACATTATCTATTGCAGATTTCGGAGCTAAACCCGACTCAAGGGAGAATGCATCAATTTATGCACAAAGATTAATCGCAAGATTACAGGAAGTGGAAAATAATAATCATGTTACTGTTACTTTTCCTAAAGGTGTTTATCATTTTTATGAGGATAGTGCATTTGTAAGAGAGTATTATATCTCAAATCACGATCAAGATAATCCAAAAAAGGTGGGGTTTGCCCTTGAAAACCTAAATAATATCACAATAGATGGTCAAGGTTCAGAGTTTATATTTCATGGTAGGATGGTGCCATTTTCTTTATTGAATTCAAAAAATATTTCACTTAAAAACTTTTCAATTGATTTCGAAGTGCCGGCGCTTCGACAGTTGAATGTACTCGAAGTAAATAAAGAAAAAGATGAGCTTATAGCGGAAATATACCCCGGAGGTAACTATCGAATAGAAAATGGAAGATTAATATTTGTAGGTGAAACATATGAAATTGCTCCTGTGGCTTCGATGTCATTCAGAGAGGATAAAAGACTTACATATCTACGTCGCGATTTAAGTTTTAACCCTGAGTCGGTAACCGAGCAATCACCCAATATATTAAGTATTAAAGGGTGGTATCAGGTTAATGAGACTTCTCCCGGAGAGAGACTTGTTTTAAGATCATATTATCGTCCCACACCAGGCATTTTTATTAGTGAATGCCTTGATACATTTATTGAGAATGTAACAGTACATTACGCTGAAGGAATGGGTCTGCTGGCTCAAATGAGCGAAAATATAACGCTTGATGGGTTTAATGTATCACTCAGAGGTGATGATGATCTGAGATATTTTACCACTCAGGCTGATGCAACACATTTTTCTGCTTGTAAGGGGGTAATTATTTCAAAGAATGGTCTTTATGAAGCCATGGCAGATGATGCCATTAATGTACATGGTACTTACCTTAGAATTACCAAAAGAGTAGATGATCATACTATTCAGGCAAGATACATGCATCCTCAGGCATGGGGTTTTAAATGGGCAGAAGAGGGTGATCAGGTTCAGTTTGTAGAGTCGGAAAGGATGGAATTGGTGGACAATAGTAATAATACTGTAACATCTATAAAAGCTATTGATAAACCAACCGAATTTGGAGCTAAGGAATTTGAAATAACATTTTCAGAACCACTGCCTATGGAGATTTCAGAGGAGGGAAAATTTGGCATAGAGAATCTGACATGGACCCCGGAGGTTACTTTCTCAGATAATGTAGTGCGTAATAACAGGGCAAGAGGAGCTCTCTTTAGTACTCCAAAACGTGTTGTTTGTGAAAACAATCTGTTTGATCATACACATGGAACTGCAATTCTGCTTTGCGGCGACTGTAACGGTTGGTTCGAAACAGGTGCTTGTAAAGAGGTAATAATTCGCAATAATCACTTTGTAAATGCTTTGACAGCAAATTATCAGTTTACAAATGCGGTGATCTCTATTTATCCTGAGATTCCAAACCTTGAAGATCAGGGAAAATATTTTCATTCAGGGATAGTAATAGAAGATAATACTTTTGAGATGTTTGACAGTCCCATCCTTTATGCAAAATCGACAGATGGACTTATATTCAGAAATAATTCTGTTATCAGAAATAATGAATTTGAGCCGTTTCACTGGAATAAACATATGTTTTTCTTCGAGAAAGTAAATAATATCTCAATTGAAGGGAATCAGTTTGAAAATGGTTTTGATAAAGATAATGATGTCAGAGTTGAACTTTCTGATGAGAAAAGTGTAATTTTATCAGATAATTAA
- a CDS encoding alpha-L-fucosidase: protein MRKNTLFIVGYFLLIFQIYSQNNITPQNTIKIERGESKESIIYKAAHVVPTANQLDALRNEFIAFIHFGPNTFTRMEWGNGMEDPAVFDLKTVDTDQWCRSMKDAGMKMVILTVKHHDGFVLWQSRYTDHGIMSTGFQNGKGDILRELSKSCKKYGLKLGVYLSPADLFQIENPDGLYGNLSKYTKRTIPREVPGRPFKNKTKFEFVVDDYNEYFLNQLFEILTEYGEIHEVWFDGAHPKRKGGQTYNYAAWRELIHTLAPKAVIFGREDIRWCGNEAGGTRDTEINVVAYEVNPDTASVFHDMTAEDLGSREIIYNANYLHYQPAETNTSIREGWFYRDDTNQKVRSADDVFDIYERSVGGNSIFLLNIPPNREGEFSSRDIEVLKDVGSRIRETYDVNLLEGAKGPIELLDGNQDTYLLLENGVDEFVIILNGEKTINRIMLQEAIATHSERVEKHAVDAWVDNEWREIAVASNIGYKRILRFPEVTTSKIRVRVLESRLTPAISHISAHYYKTRPPQLDFSRDKDGVVTIAPMQTVFNWNPIGENAADNLNTGYEVYYTLDGSEPTLNSAKYESPLKVEYKTLKAASYINNARGAVRSEDFGVVKRDWALIGVSSQVNNRPALNAFDAVKRTYWQSEESTENPFISLDLGEKYLLKAFTYTPQTFHSNGMMASGEIQISENGTTWDTVEKFEFGNLINDPTPRTHYFEKPVTTRYIRLLVTGIAGVEKYVTISEIDFL from the coding sequence ATGAGGAAAAATACTTTATTCATAGTGGGATATTTTTTATTGATATTTCAAATCTATTCTCAGAACAATATTACTCCACAGAATACAATAAAGATAGAAAGAGGTGAATCCAAAGAGTCGATAATCTATAAAGCTGCACATGTTGTTCCAACTGCAAATCAGCTGGATGCATTAAGAAATGAATTTATTGCCTTTATTCATTTTGGTCCCAATACATTTACAAGAATGGAGTGGGGCAACGGTATGGAAGATCCTGCAGTTTTTGATCTGAAAACCGTTGATACAGACCAGTGGTGCCGCTCCATGAAAGATGCAGGTATGAAGATGGTTATTCTTACTGTAAAGCATCATGATGGTTTTGTATTATGGCAAAGCCGATATACTGATCATGGGATAATGTCGACTGGTTTTCAGAATGGAAAAGGGGATATACTTAGAGAACTTTCAAAATCATGTAAGAAATATGGGCTGAAACTGGGTGTTTATCTCTCACCTGCTGATTTATTCCAGATAGAAAATCCAGACGGACTCTATGGCAATCTTAGCAAATACACAAAAAGGACTATACCACGTGAAGTTCCGGGTCGCCCTTTTAAAAATAAAACTAAATTTGAGTTTGTAGTTGATGATTACAACGAATATTTTTTGAATCAATTATTTGAGATACTGACTGAATATGGCGAGATTCATGAGGTTTGGTTTGATGGAGCACATCCCAAAAGAAAAGGGGGACAAACTTACAACTATGCTGCCTGGAGAGAGTTGATTCATACTCTTGCCCCAAAAGCTGTAATATTTGGTCGTGAAGATATCAGATGGTGTGGTAATGAAGCTGGTGGCACAAGAGATACAGAAATTAACGTGGTAGCTTATGAGGTTAATCCTGATACAGCATCTGTTTTTCATGATATGACAGCAGAAGATTTAGGTTCTCGTGAAATTATATATAATGCTAACTATCTACACTATCAGCCGGCAGAAACAAATACTTCTATAAGAGAGGGCTGGTTTTATCGAGATGATACTAATCAAAAGGTAAGAAGTGCTGATGATGTATTTGATATTTACGAACGTTCGGTTGGGGGTAATTCAATTTTCCTCTTGAATATTCCACCAAATCGTGAAGGTGAATTTTCATCCAGAGATATTGAGGTATTAAAAGATGTGGGCAGTCGTATTCGTGAGACTTATGATGTAAACCTATTAGAGGGAGCCAAAGGTCCGATTGAACTGCTTGACGGAAACCAGGATACCTATTTGTTACTGGAAAATGGTGTCGATGAGTTTGTTATAATATTGAATGGGGAAAAGACTATTAATCGTATTATGCTTCAAGAGGCCATAGCAACTCATAGTGAGCGTGTTGAAAAACATGCTGTAGATGCATGGGTAGATAATGAATGGAGAGAGATTGCAGTTGCTTCTAATATTGGATACAAGCGTATATTGAGATTTCCTGAAGTTACAACAAGTAAAATAAGGGTGCGTGTTTTGGAATCAAGATTAACGCCTGCAATTAGTCATATTTCCGCTCATTATTATAAAACCAGACCTCCTCAGCTTGATTTTAGTAGAGATAAAGATGGCGTGGTCACAATCGCCCCAATGCAAACTGTATTCAACTGGAATCCAATAGGAGAAAATGCTGCAGATAATCTGAATACAGGATATGAAGTCTACTACACTCTTGATGGTTCTGAGCCAACTCTGAATTCTGCAAAATATGAATCTCCGCTGAAAGTTGAATATAAAACACTTAAAGCAGCTTCATACATTAACAATGCAAGAGGTGCTGTTCGCAGTGAAGATTTTGGTGTTGTAAAAAGAGACTGGGCGCTGATTGGTGTTAGTAGTCAGGTGAATAACCGACCAGCATTGAATGCATTTGATGCAGTTAAACGAACTTACTGGCAATCTGAAGAGAGTACTGAAAATCCATTTATCTCTCTGGATCTGGGTGAGAAATATCTGTTAAAAGCCTTTACTTATACTCCACAGACTTTTCATTCTAATGGTATGATGGCAAGTGGCGAAATTCAGATAAGTGAAAATGGTACAACCTGGGATACAGTTGAGAAGTTTGAGTTTGGTAATCTTATAAATGACCCTACACCACGCACACACTATTTTGAAAAGCCTGTAACTACAAGATATATACGTTTGTTAGTAACAGGTATTGCAGGGGTTGAAAAGTATGTAACAATTAGTGAAATCGATTTCTTGTAA